The sequence acctttcagccctcgactgagccccaaaaagttccttgagttgcgcgtgaatgtcagcagcattcaccgtgtcctcaaatcgcctctggagttcatcagacatcgaggcttgcatatagcatttggtcttgatgtcatggtcccaccatgcatcaagtttggccaattcctccggactaacatcagctggtgcttccttcggaggtgctttctctaacacatagagcattttgtccgaagttaagacaatcttcaacttccggaaccattccgtatagttggcgccagtcagcttgttttgttcgaggatcgagaataaaggatttcgcgaattcattgtatgaaatactgaaaaggaaaacagacatatatcaatgattgtttaacaatttactaagacataaaataggcgaatttaattttatgaatctcactcccactattttaacgatttcaccaccctctagtgaaaacgggaaactttttccttagtgagaacatggagtccaattgacaaacttatggtcccgaataatatcagccaaccataattctcaaaaggtagagcccaattgcttccaaagcaacccccatgtatttacctcatgtccaataagggcccaataatatgacgccgtttaaagtgacatgtcaagatgacccatcaatattaagttgtgatggacggtcgccatgtggatcccccaataatatgagccgatcccatgggagttccacccaacttacaacatttgtcgatccaatgtacagctttccgacggacgggcccccccaataatatgagccggaccgtatccgcgggtagcatcacatacattgaccgttgatggaaggtaggaacatttaaacaatatttaaatttcctttatttatcttgatataaattttaaatcatatttaaaatgagggattttatttataaaaatatttgtctcatcatatttaatttattgcatgcattgccggattcacgcaatttatgtctaaacatgcatacaatcataatatcacatattatataggatgatcgattccatttctaattgacccgtggttgccaatcacgggtcttagtccaatcctaggtaatatgcagtatgcaaatgcaatcctattacatatgcttccaatttacatttcttcagtcttcattgtctgctgggcccaccatcttcaaatcttgatctcccactaaatctaatgtatttacaataaataacaatgacaagtaggggatacatttttagggggtgggaacgggctataaaccaagcccacttttattacatatgacattcatatcgggccataaaccaggcccattaataaaaccaacaacaataaagacaaaatgtaaattcctaacatacacctacaaaattggtcatggcaatcgatcatccttatccaataacatttaattcaaaattaatttattggataacatgctgtggcaattcaaatttaaacaagataaaatcatattttatatataaaatctcatttcacatataaaatcatattttatctctatatcaaataaaatcatattttatctataaaatccaattttacaaataaaatcatattttacttaatatatcataagatcatatcttatcatcaattgtaccaaaataattgatttcaaaattcaatttacggataaaatattaaaattttccaaaaattcaaatttatccaaaatcaattttaaaatttacggactcgaacaattcgatccgaaatctcgtgaaccaatcaaaaacaatttttgaccggaccaaaaataaaattttaaatattaaaattaataaaaatataatttttcccgcgggccgcccgggacactcccgggccggcccgcacccggggcgcgggccgggggcagcccggctgcccccttagggcagcgcctggcgccgcccctgggcggcgccgtgcgctgccctgggcggcgccgtgcgccgccttgggcggcgccgtgcgccgcccggggcagcaacaattgctgccccaccgggcagcgatccaatcgctgcccgggttttgccccgaaaaatttttttttttttatttaaaaatatttattttgtttcaaaaaccgagactcaaaaattttgtacaattgattaatttaatcgtttgatctgagcaacctggctctgataccactgttggaaaaactggcggtcagatcaatcacgattgatacccggtgcagcggaagtttaaaaatttttatcatggaacaattccatggtgtgggtatcaaccattcaacgattaaattattgtgtgtgtaaaatttaaataacaattaaataaattttacctcaaatctcgcaacgagattaatggacaccaacagaacaattctgctcttgttgtctctccctggaaccgatgaacgccttcaatcaggtccacgaacagaggtttaatccctctgatagattgcactagaaaatctatcagaagttttctgcgaagagaatacacgaatttgattcgttattccttactgcgattcaaaatcacagaccggaattttctcgggcagagggagggagaggcggccgaaaacgttttgagaggggctagggtttcgaaaatcctgtctcaaaaattatgacctgttgtgtgtaatttctgtactgaaataacttatttataatgcaggccactaacaccttagggcccattagtcataagctgtggcccgacaagcaaagcccgctcgttcagaaattaatataaaattcatcgtgactccgattgatgaactgatttcaccaatgtgcacagaaaccatttctgcacattttaaagtcaaaataaattttcctgaatccgaattcagtggtttccaaaaaatgtccatccctatgtcattttaggaaatcctactcccttactcttatttaagaagtccaactccttagttcattaaatttaactctttaaatttaactatctcaacggggattaaaactccattacactgtgtgaccctcaatggttcagggatacagctagccgtgggctcacaactccttgtgactcggaacaacactttccgacttgcccaacgaatcatggtaaagcgcctagcaacatcgccccatgattccctaggtatcactgatagtgcctacaagaaccagtagattttggttagcgtacagtacggtcccttcatccatatatcccgatcgaatcaacaaccattggtatatcgagagtcgctcaagattcgataactatgcaatacatcttgaagatcaaattagtgacatcgcatgtgctactaagaaaccatttcttaaatcacatcaattactctggccagagatttatcacactaatatctcctcagatcgcataggatatccacactcgcaagtatgtggtgaatccttgacaacaatgcattgactcctatatgtgtcgtaactgtacccaatctcgacacctgatgacccccatagagtcggtaaacgagtcaaagcacagcactagcatatagagtctccatgatgtttcaagtcgtaaggactaatggtgtacaaccaaaaccgcggacttaatccactcgataaatgataaccacttggaaagtccggatagggtagttcgattattcatcctatgaatatccatttgcatgcttcgaacatctccatgttccctaccaatgaaacgtggtactccgcatcgcaaatgctagtctcaaactcgagcgatccttatccttattatcggacggctcaatcgactaggaacggttttagaacatacagtgactataagatgtatttcatgatagacatctccatgttctaccacatcttacatacactatagtatattcaaggtctttatcaaaacaacaatagtatatcacaatataacaatatgaagtaatataaagtcattgccataaaagtgtaaataatattaaacaaaagattgtttatacaaagagtcatcaaagcccatagccacacagttggctcactgggcacccactcttacatcaaccccacacatacacgtcatttctatagtcacaatcagtTCACCTCATTCGAAAAGtaattttctttctttattggTTATAGGACTTAGCATGCACAAGTGAAAGAAATGAACTCAAAGAAAATATATTTACTCAATTTACATGCAAGAGACTCGATGGTGAATGACTGGAATGGTGATTTAGGGAAGTACCAACGGTGGGAACTAAACCATGATTCAAGTACTTAGGATAACTCGAGCGATTCACCTCTAAAATTTATAACTCCCTACGTTCTAAACCAAAATGGGTTCCGCTTGAAATCGTATCTTCCACCCACATACAACTAAACATAGGAGTGATCCCCACTAAATTAATCCCATTACAACCATTCTATAAAATCCTAATTCTGGACAGCACCCTCTAGCTTCAATTAAAATTCTTCTCACCTTCATTCAAAGGCCTAGAAACTTGATCAAATCTTAATTGAATTACTTCCCGCTTTCTCCAACAAGTTCTCAACACCTAATACTAAATCCTACCCGAAACCTCAACCAATCAAAGCCAGAGTTTAACCCATGAATCAAGACCAGCACTCGGACAGCCCCTTGTATAttccaaaattctgctcaaaccCATCCTTAGCACCTAATCGAAGACTTACCAAGTTTCAAGGCTCTAAACTAGAACTAAGATCAACACCTAGGTTCTCTCAACCTCCTAGGCCTCTCCTATAAACATGCCTAAACTAGGCTTCCAAGGCAGCCTCCCCCAACCCCAAGAAATCGAGCCCAACCAACTCCCAAGCAAGGTGCCTCAATTCCAATCTTCAAGCTAATCAATGAGCCAGCCTAAGCGCTAACACGTGACCTTCGTATCAACTGTGGTAGCTTCTAAGACACCAATCCAGTCAATCCATCATCAACACCACAGCAAGAAATCGAAACATGCTAACTCagaaatccaaaaattcaaaaatttgccAGCATGACCCCCATTGCATTTTAAAAGCATTAAAATCATACATGCTTCACATATGAACTTATTAAATCTCCGGATGATCAAAATTCCCAGAAAACACTACCATAGCCGTGAAGAAATAATGAGCAAGGCACGCATAATATTATATCTTCAAAGAAATGGGGAGGGCAGCAGATAATAACAAATACAGCGCACAATAATCGTAAAAATGAGTGCAAGAATGAATCCACAATCTTGCCTAGACTAAACCAAGCAAAAATCGAAAGACCCGAGCAGAAAAGATGGAGCCATGCGTGAGAGAGGCAAGGAGGAATGGAGGGAAATTACTGATTCCCGAGCTCAAGCCATCAATCTAGCTCGCTCATGAATGTGTTTTTGTTGGGGGAAAGGTTGTAAAATCGATCGCCTCTTGTGAAGATTTGCGAGtccgagagtcgctcaagaacAGGGGAGTGTGAGTGAGTCGggcggtgtgtgtgtgtgttctaggtgtttgtgtgtgtgtgtgtgtaaatttATGCCCAAGTGATAAAGTAGGTAACCCTAGAAAAATTAGAGTATTATGAAATTTAGGGAAAAATAAAATGCTAAACAAGTAAAGAAAATTAGGACTATAATTGAAATTGcactaaataaataataaaaagaaagtGTGATCTTAGaatcctaatttaaaatataaaatttgattttactagtccggaaatgaaaatactaattttcgaaaaagtttaaaaatagtAAATTCTAATGCACGGAAGAAATATTACATTTAGCCAATTAATCacagaaaattaaaatagttaaaattataaatattaaaagaaAATGGGTTTAGGCATGAAACTCAAAGTATGaaaattctaggcgtcacaGTTTCTCCCTCCCTAATacagaatttcgtcctcgaaattcgagacTCACCAAAAAGTTCCGGATAGCGATCTCGGatatctgcttctgcttcccaagtgtcctcttcatccgaatggttctgccatctcaccttgatcattggaatcgacttgttacggagtcttctctcctgtctatccaaaatccggatgggTCTCTCCTCATAAGTCATGTGAGGAGATATCTGTAGTGGTTCCGTACTGAGCACATGGGATGGGTTTGAGATGTACTTCCTTAgcatcgacacatggaagacattatggaccccatcaaggttaggcggcaaGGCTACTCTATAAGCCAGTGTCCCTACCCTATCCAATATCTCGAAGGGTCCTATGAACCTCGGTGCCAGTTTCCCCTTCTTCCCAAACCTCATAACTCCCTTCAACGGTGCTACACGGATgaacacatgatcacccaccGAAAACTCCAAGTCTCTTCTCCGGTGGTCGGCATAACTCTTCTACCGACTCTGtgcagtcctcatcctgtcacggatcttggctacaacttTGGCAGTCTGCTGAATAATCTCAGGTCCCAACTCGGACTTCTCCCCAATCTCGGTCCACAACACCGGAGATCTACACGGTCTTCCATAGAGTGCCTCGTAAGGCGCCATACCAATGGTGGCTTGAAAGCTATTGTTATAGGCAAATTCCACCAAAGGCAGTCTCGACTCCCAAATGCCTTGAAAGTCAATGGCACAAGCTCTCAAAAGGTCCTCTAgtatctgaatcaccctctcggACTGTCCATCCGTCTGCGGGTGAAAGGCAGTGCTAAACAAGAGcttcgtccccaaagctgtgtgaaGGATCTTCCAAAAAGTCGAAGTaaaccgcggatctctatcagacactatggaaacagggataccgtgtagtctgactatctcccggatatacaactccgcatACTGCGTCATCGTGAAGGTCGTCCTCACAGGAAAGAATTGTGCCGACTTCGTGAGTCGGTCTACTATGACCCAAATAGCATTCGAATTCCTCACCGTCCTCGGAAAACCAACAACAAAGTCCAtagtaatgttctcccatttccactccggaatagggAGTGGCCTAAGTAATCCTGCAGGTCtctgatgctcagccttgacctgctggcatgttAGGCATTCTGACACAAATCGggcgatgtcactcttcatgcccggccaccaatacaatcgctgaagatcccgatacatcttcgtacttcctggGTGGATAGAGTACGGTGATGCGTGTGTCTCTGCCATGATAGTAGCTCGCAGAGAGTCACCTTCGGGAACCCAAAATCGATCTCTAAAATTCACAATCTCATCTACTACAGAATACAAACCACTATCTTTCTCCTCAGCTTTCTGTCTCCACTTCCTCAGTTGCTCATCATCTGCTTGAGCAATTCTGATACGGTCGAACAATGTAGTCTGTACTGACAAGGCTGACAATCTAGGAGCCCTACCCTCAGCATAGAACTCCAATCcgaacctctgaatctcatctTGCAATGGTCTAGACACTGTCAAAGAGGCAAACACTGCTGTCTTTCTACTTAATGCATCAGCAacgacattagccttacccggatggtaactaatgtcgcagtcatagtctttcaccaactctaaccatcttctttgtctcatgttcaactccttctgaatgaagaagtatttgaggctcttatggtcagtgaatatcttacacttctctccgtagagatagtgtctccaaatcttgagagcgAACACTACTGCCGCTAACTCCAGATCATGTGTAGGGTAATTCTTCTCATGCTCCTTCAACTGcctagaagcataagcaataaccctatcatgctgcataagaactgctcccaatcccaGCTTGGAAGCATCGGTGTAAACCACGAAATCACCTTGCCCCGATGGCATAGCCAATACTGGtgctgtcgtaagagcttcTTTCAATACATCAAAGCTCTTTTGACACTCGGAACTCCAAACATACctagcattcttcttggtcaacgCTGTCAAGGGCACCGCAATCGATGAAAATCCCTCGATAAACTTCCTGTAATAACCAGCCAATCcgagaaaactgcgaatctccgacgCGTTTCGAGGTACtgaccactccttcactgcttgaacttTGGAGGGGTCTACCTCAACACCTCCCTCGGATATGACATGGCCCAAAAATGCTACtctctccaaccaaaactcgcatttgTCGAACTTAGCAAACAGCTTCCGTTCCCGGAGTACCTCTAGAACAGTCCTCAAATGCTGAGAATGCTCTTCTCTATCCTTGGAATATATAAGGATATCGtttatgaagacgatgacaaattggTCCAAGAACGGCTGGAATACgtggttcataagatccatgaagaccgctggtGCGTTCAtcaacccaaacggcatcacaaggaactcgtagtgaccataacgagtcctaaaagctgtcttGAACACATCCGATTCTTTCACCCTTagctgatgataaccggatCAAAGGTCAATCTTCGAAAATACAGAGGCcccttgcaactgatcaaagaggtcCTCAATCCTGGGAAGTGGgtatttgttcttcactgtcaccCCATTCAATTCTCGATAGTCTATGCACAGCCTTAAGCTTCCGTCCTTATTCTTCACAAAAAGGACCGGTGCACCCCATggagagaaactagggcgtatgaaacccttatcaagcaactcttgaatctgctcttttaactccCTCATTTCCATAGGAGCCAATCTATAAGGTGCCTTAGAAATTGGCACAGTACCGGGTACTAATTCGatagagaactccacttctctatcaGGCGGTATGCCTGCAACATCATCTGGAAAAACGTCCTCAAAATCCCTGACAATGTCCACATCTGAAATATCTGGACGTGGTGGCAACTCTGTCAAAGATATACTGGCTAAGAATGCCTCACATCCTTCATGCACCATCTGCTTAGCTTGCATAAAGGATATGAACTGTGTCCTCCTCGAACCCCTAGTAGCCTCAAACTGAAACGGCTCTACTCCCTCTGGTCTGACCAATACTGACCTCAGCTGAAAGTCAATTACCACtgcattcttcgtcatccaatccatcccgAGGATCAAATCGAACTCAGGCATGGGCAATACAATCAAATCTGCAACCACTGGTTGCCCTTGCAACAGAAGCTCAAGATTCCTCACCATTCTCCTAGTGGACAGTTCTTCCCCTGATGGGATGGTCACTATGAATCCACCAATCAGATCCTCGCATTCAATGCTCCGCTTGCGAGTAAAAGCCTCCGATATGAAAGAATGGGTAGCCCCAGAGTCTAACAAGGCTCTAGTGGCCACACCGGATATTAAAATTCTGCCTGCATTAGAAACGATTACAACCACGGAAAGATTGAAAACAATTAAGGCATGTACTACTCAGGTTCATTCTACACCAACAAATTCCATAAACAGAATTATTCATCTCGACTTGCCCAATTAACCCTAATCATGCAATCTAAAACAAGTTctcatctcaaaagaaaagCTCAAACTCGAGCATTGCAACCAGGAATCAGTTAAATCACCCTTAAttaaatgctctaaatattacCTGTGATGAGCGTGGTATCAGGATCGGCCTCCTCAGCCTACATCACATAGACTCTCCCCTGAGTCGGCATCCCACGCCAAGGACAATCTGAGATCACGTGTCCCGGCTTCTTGCATCGATAACAAACTCCTGCACCTGCCAGACACTGTCCATGATGGGCACGATGGCACTTCGAGCAAACAGGCTTCTCCCCAGTCTTGGGAGGAGCGGGTCTCGGTGCATGCTGACCCTGGGGTCGCTGAACATGGTGCCCCTGGGTCCTATGGGCCAGATGCCCCTGAGGTCTGAAGTGACCCTGCTGACGAGGCGGCCCAGTGAATGGCCTCTTCCCGTGCTGCTACTGTGAACCATGAGATGGGAACGGCCTCTTGCTCTGCGCCTCAGCACTGATGTCCCTCAGCGTCTGCTCAGACCTCAAAGCTCGTCTGAGCGCCGAAGCATAGTCAGCTGGCTCCGCCATGAGTACATCTCGTCGGATAGTGGGTCGTAGCCCCACAATGAAGTGCTGGAGCTTCTCTGCCTTGTCGTCTCCAATCAAAGGCACAAAGTGGCAACCACGCTCAAATTTCACCACAAACTCAGCCACCGATAAgtctccctgtcgcagactcaaaaactccgtcttcaaacgggctctcacatcagcagtgaaatacttctcaaagaagAGCCTCCTAAACTCAGTCCAAAGCATGGTAGCGGTGTCTACTGTCTTCTCAactccctcccaccagagggcaGCATCATCCTGGAGATGAAAGACAGCACAATGGACTCGATCTGGGTCTCCCAACTTCATATAGCGGAAGATCACCTCAAAAGAACGGATCCATCCCTCTGCTACcagtggatcagtggtgccagcaAAGTTTTTCGGATTCATCTTCCTGAACTGCTCATACACAGTCCCAAGTCCAGGCCTCGGAGCGTCCACATGTCGCTCTAGGATACGGGCTAAGCACGCTAGCACCTGTGTCCCTACATCCGCATGTGGTGGAGGTGGCGGAGGAGGAGGCGGACGAAGCGGAGGACGTCCACGTCGAGCGGCCATCTGTACGCAAGTTCAAATTCCCACAATCAAGtttcatgccttagaaaaaGATTTTTCTTTAAATCTGAACAAGCTCGAGAATTAAAAGGATAAACGGAAGTGAACTTAAACAGATAGAAATAATTgcacttaaatcttacagactttgaggcgagatcccttgaGTTTCGGCTACCGGTAGTAGgcacagcccaaaccaagaccgtgctctgataccaactgaaacgactagCTACTAATaccaaataatttgaaaataataatacgcgaattttctaaataattaaaattttctaaaaaaaaaattcggcatggcttgtctatttctagaacaaccaACAACACagacaacaattcaaaatatcataaataacgATTCCCAACATTCAACCAGTATCATAAATCAGTGACAAAACCAAGAGTGCCACACCGGGCAACCAGAAAGTAAAAGTGAAACCAAGCATAAATCCTAAGCAGGGAAACACATCCTGCTACCCAATAAACGAAGAAGTACGAAATGTATAATTATTTCAGACTCTAGGACTCAAAGGACACAACGGAAATATAAATGGAGCCACGGTCACAGGCCTGCGCCTTCGGGAACCTCGCCCAtgggatcctgcccctcagccCACAGAAACTCATCCTCACCTGAAAGGAAGAAAGAAGCGGAGTGAGTTTAAAAGACCCAGCAAGACTatgggtggggggggggggaggggaaTAACTAGTACTATATAGGTACAAGCACACCCAGCAGTTAAAATAGTGCATAATAAAATAACAGTTAGTGCCCGTGAAATTAAAAGTAATGAACATGTAAAAGATGCGAGTACATGAATATGACAAGTGCAAGGCTAAGTCAAATAACTCAATAAATTGCATATCATGGTTCTGAAAATAATCATATAAAtagtgaacttagatccttgagttGTGACCCtgtggtttcgatcatgatcatggctgcagtgcactatgccgcaaggaagtcaggataacacCTAACTCGATCTTGCCCtgtatttggtaaggtaggtcaagatgcctctcaaccccacacatacacgtcatttctatatttggtaaggtaggtcaagatgcctctcaaccccacacatacacgtcatttctatatttggtaaggtaggtcaagatgcctctcaacccc comes from Henckelia pumila isolate YLH828 chromosome 4, ASM3356847v2, whole genome shotgun sequence and encodes:
- the LOC140862189 gene encoding uncharacterized protein yields the protein MPFGLMNAPAVFMDLMNHVFQPFLDQFVIVFINDILIYSKDREEHSQHLRTVLEVLRERKLFAKFDKCEFWLERVAFLGHVISEGGVEVDPSKVQAVKEWSVPRNASEIRSFLGLAGYYRKFIEGFSSIAVPLTALTKKNARYVWSSECQKSFDVLKEALTTAPVLAMPSGQVSRPLQDEIQRFGLEFYAEGRAPRLSALSVQTTLFDRIRIAQADDEQLRKWRQKAEEKDSGLYSVVDEIVNFRDRFWVPEALGTKLLFSTAFHPQTDGQSERVIQILEDLLRACAIDFQGIWESRLPLVEFAYNNSFQATIGMAPYEALYGRPCRSPVLWTEIGEKSELGPEIIQQTAKVVAKIRDRMRTAQSRTVEGSYEVWEEGETGTEVHRTLRDIG
- the LOC140862190 gene encoding uncharacterized protein, which codes for MAARRGRPPLRPPPPPPPPPHADVGTQVLACLARILERHVDAPRPGLGTVYEQFRKMNPKNFAGTTDPLVAEGWIRSFEVIFRYMKLGDPDRVHCAVFHLQDDAALWWEGVEKTGDLSVAEFVVKFERGCHFVPLIGDDKAEKLQHFIVGLRPTIRRDVLMAEPADYASALRRALRSEQTLRDISAEAQSKRPFPSHGRILISGVATRALLDSGATHSFISEAFTRKRSIECEDLIGGFIVTIPSGEELSTRRMVRNLELLLQGQPVVADLIVLPMPEFDLILGMDWMTKNAVVIDFQLRSVLVRPEGVEPFQFEATRGSRRTQFISFMQAKQMVHEGCEAFLASISLTELPPRPDISDVDIVRDFEDVFPDDVAGIPPDREVEFSIELVPGTVPISKAPYRLAPMEMRELKEQIQEIEDLFDQLQGASVFSKIDL